One window from the genome of Aminivibrio sp. encodes:
- a CDS encoding cobalamin biosynthesis protein: MRAAFFCFSAPGEALAGRLAEGGDETVVRVAPGALSETVARWWTAADALVFVSSLGVAVRAAAPHLRDKETDPAVLVVTEDGSTVLPVTCAHLGGGRDFAERIAGRTGASLLLTTSSDRAGLTAPDLLASRRSWKLLGRAGLPAVNRAFLEARVISWWTDVPAALPPMPEGYRPAQSPGEASVIISPYGRDLAPRQVQLVPRCIAAGMGCRRGTDLDTLRRVLFLALEAEGLPAESLAEIRTVEEKGDEPGLSALAGELGVPVVVVDREEILSLDGDFTPSAASRHLGLPGVAEPCAASAGPLLGRRTASDGVTVAFSLLSHPEGGRLTVLGTGPGDGKYLTLEGRRALEEADAVVGYRRYAELLPPAWLRGKTVETYSMGEEEKRVERAVSLAEGGNRVVLLSGGDPVLFGLAALALRTARGRVPASVIPGVTAAQAAGLMTGAPYVNGLALLSLSDYLQPWENVRQALEGAARSGLTIALYNPVKRELDEKLAAVREIFGAAGYSEVHLVRDAGRPGASVRRLPLESLSADGVDMRTLLLLPGSSVERVGDLLLDRRGYRAERAGEREANS, encoded by the coding sequence ATGAGGGCCGCTTTTTTCTGCTTCTCCGCTCCCGGCGAGGCCCTGGCCGGGCGACTCGCCGAGGGAGGAGACGAAACGGTGGTCAGGGTGGCCCCCGGGGCTCTCTCCGAAACGGTCGCCCGGTGGTGGACCGCCGCTGACGCCCTGGTCTTCGTCTCCTCCCTCGGAGTGGCGGTCCGGGCTGCTGCCCCCCATCTCCGGGACAAGGAGACCGACCCTGCGGTTCTCGTGGTCACTGAGGACGGCTCCACGGTACTCCCCGTCACCTGCGCCCACCTCGGCGGAGGAAGGGACTTCGCCGAAAGGATCGCCGGCAGGACCGGAGCCTCTCTCCTGCTCACCACCAGCAGCGACCGGGCCGGTCTCACCGCCCCGGACCTCCTGGCCTCTCGCCGGAGCTGGAAGCTCCTGGGCAGGGCAGGCCTTCCCGCCGTGAACCGGGCCTTTCTTGAAGCGAGAGTCATCTCCTGGTGGACCGACGTGCCCGCCGCCCTTCCCCCCATGCCGGAGGGCTACCGTCCCGCCCAGTCTCCCGGCGAGGCCTCGGTCATCATCTCCCCCTACGGAAGGGATCTCGCCCCCCGGCAGGTCCAGCTCGTTCCCCGGTGCATCGCCGCCGGCATGGGCTGCCGGAGGGGAACGGACCTGGATACCCTGCGGAGGGTACTCTTCCTGGCCCTGGAGGCGGAAGGGCTTCCGGCGGAAAGCCTGGCGGAGATCCGCACCGTGGAGGAGAAGGGGGACGAACCGGGCCTCTCGGCCCTGGCCGGAGAACTTGGTGTCCCGGTCGTGGTGGTGGACCGGGAGGAGATCCTCTCACTGGACGGGGACTTCACTCCCTCGGCGGCATCCCGCCATCTCGGCCTTCCCGGCGTGGCCGAACCCTGCGCCGCTTCGGCGGGACCTCTCCTCGGCAGGCGGACCGCCTCCGACGGTGTCACCGTTGCCTTCTCCCTGCTTTCGCACCCGGAAGGCGGAAGGCTCACCGTCCTCGGTACGGGCCCCGGGGACGGCAAATACCTCACCCTCGAGGGACGGCGGGCTCTCGAGGAGGCCGATGCCGTGGTGGGATACCGCCGCTACGCCGAACTCCTTCCCCCGGCCTGGCTCCGCGGGAAGACCGTGGAGACCTACTCCATGGGGGAGGAGGAAAAACGGGTGGAGAGGGCCGTTTCTCTCGCCGAAGGGGGGAACAGGGTGGTCCTTCTCTCCGGGGGTGACCCGGTACTCTTCGGCCTCGCGGCCCTTGCCCTCCGCACGGCCCGGGGACGGGTTCCGGCATCGGTGATTCCGGGGGTCACCGCGGCCCAGGCCGCGGGGCTCATGACCGGAGCTCCCTACGTAAACGGCCTGGCGCTCCTCTCCCTGTCCGACTACCTCCAGCCATGGGAGAATGTCCGGCAGGCCCTGGAGGGCGCCGCTCGGTCGGGCCTCACCATTGCCCTGTACAACCCGGTGAAGCGCGAACTGGACGAGAAGCTGGCGGCGGTGCGGGAGATCTTCGGCGCAGCGGGGTACAGTGAAGTCCACCTCGTCCGGGACGCCGGACGCCCCGGCGCCTCGGTCCGGCGGCTCCCCCTGGAATCCCTGTCGGCGGACGGCGTGGACATGCGCACCCTTCTGCTTCTTCCCGGGTCGTCGGTGGAGCGCGTGGGGGACCTTCTGCTGGACCGGAGGGGTTACCGGGCGGAGCGGGCCGGAGAACGGGAGGCGAACTCATGA
- the cobM gene encoding precorrin-4 C(11)-methyltransferase, translated as MNTTEKNILFVGAGPGDPELLTLKGKKALEEAGLVLYAGSLVNAELLDFCSPGCERADSSGLSLEEQVALMADAAARGIPVVRLHTGDPSLFGAAAEQKRLLEKQGFSVKFIPGVSSFQAAAAALGIQYTVPGGNQTVICTRRAGRTPVPREEDLRRLAAVGTTMVIFLSADQAEAVAEDLVEGGFSPGTPAACVYRASWEDEKILTAPLAELPALMKKHGIVRHALIIAGECLAATDARSLLYSPSFSHGCREGAE; from the coding sequence ATGAACACAACTGAAAAAAACATACTCTTCGTGGGGGCGGGCCCCGGAGACCCGGAACTCCTCACTCTCAAAGGGAAAAAAGCCCTCGAGGAAGCCGGGCTGGTGCTCTACGCCGGCAGCCTTGTGAACGCCGAGCTCCTCGATTTTTGCTCTCCGGGGTGCGAACGGGCGGACTCCTCCGGCCTCTCCCTGGAGGAACAGGTGGCCCTCATGGCGGACGCTGCAGCCCGGGGGATACCGGTGGTGCGCCTTCACACGGGGGACCCGAGCCTCTTCGGCGCCGCGGCGGAACAAAAGCGCCTCCTGGAGAAACAGGGCTTTTCCGTGAAGTTCATCCCCGGTGTCAGCAGCTTCCAGGCCGCTGCGGCCGCCCTGGGCATCCAGTACACCGTCCCCGGGGGAAACCAGACGGTGATCTGCACCCGCAGGGCCGGGCGCACGCCGGTGCCCCGGGAGGAAGACCTCCGCCGCCTCGCCGCCGTCGGGACCACCATGGTGATCTTCCTGAGCGCGGACCAAGCCGAAGCCGTGGCGGAAGACCTCGTGGAGGGGGGCTTCTCCCCCGGTACCCCGGCGGCATGCGTCTACAGGGCCTCTTGGGAGGACGAGAAGATTCTCACCGCTCCCCTCGCCGAACTCCCGGCTCTCATGAAGAAACACGGCATCGTCCGCCATGCCCTTATCATCGCCGGGGAATGCCTCGCCGCAACGGACGCCCGCAGCCTACTCTATTCCCCCTCCTTCTCCCACGGCTGCCGGGAGGGAGCGGAATGA
- the cbiE gene encoding precorrin-6y C5,15-methyltransferase (decarboxylating) subunit CbiE: MDRIAVVGVGPGPGNFLLPAAREAIAGADILAGGPRHLEPYRESGKELLSLEGSLDAFLDRLEEKRNTGKVALLLSGDPCFYSLLGKLGTRFAPEEMEVVPGVSSFQVLFARLGIQWNGTETASLHGRPLDDALKYLREDRGTLFLLDRKNTGPAVAAFLKDRGFPDRPAVLAENLGYPEERILRTTLFGLAGEGQVGELALLLLGPGSLPPGSLGVLPDEWFVRAPGVPLSKAACRALVTSLLHPLDGQAVLEIGAGSGGITVELGRRTGTGTVFAVERSADALAAARKNAERAGCLPVRFVGGQAPEALASLPRCTRVVVGGHGGAVEAVIEAAWEKLLPGGRLLATANMPSTADRAWKALKSLGSRPEVLHIAPSSSAEAGGSWMLTAANPVFLVYADRNADKDGSDHEHN, from the coding sequence ATGGACAGAATTGCCGTCGTCGGCGTAGGCCCGGGTCCGGGGAACTTTCTTCTTCCTGCGGCCCGGGAGGCCATCGCCGGGGCTGACATCCTCGCCGGGGGGCCACGCCACCTGGAACCCTACCGGGAAAGCGGAAAGGAACTCCTTTCCCTCGAGGGCAGCCTCGACGCCTTTCTGGACCGCCTCGAAGAGAAGCGGAACACGGGAAAGGTCGCCCTGCTGCTTTCGGGAGACCCCTGCTTCTACAGCCTCCTCGGAAAGCTGGGAACCCGGTTCGCCCCGGAGGAGATGGAAGTCGTTCCGGGGGTAAGCAGCTTCCAGGTTCTCTTCGCCCGGCTCGGAATCCAGTGGAACGGCACGGAGACCGCGAGCCTCCACGGCCGCCCCCTGGATGACGCCCTGAAATACCTCCGGGAGGACCGGGGAACCCTCTTCCTCCTCGACCGGAAGAACACCGGCCCGGCAGTGGCCGCCTTCCTGAAGGACCGTGGATTTCCCGACCGCCCGGCGGTACTGGCGGAGAACCTGGGCTACCCGGAGGAGCGAATCCTCCGGACCACCCTCTTCGGCCTTGCCGGAGAAGGGCAGGTCGGGGAGCTCGCCCTGCTCCTTCTCGGACCGGGGTCCCTTCCGCCCGGAAGTTTGGGAGTGCTCCCCGACGAATGGTTCGTCCGGGCCCCGGGGGTGCCCCTGTCCAAGGCGGCCTGCCGGGCCCTGGTTACCTCGCTGCTCCATCCCCTGGACGGACAGGCCGTCCTCGAAATCGGCGCGGGCTCCGGCGGTATCACCGTGGAGCTGGGCCGACGGACGGGAACCGGAACGGTCTTCGCCGTGGAGCGTTCGGCGGACGCCCTCGCCGCCGCCCGGAAAAACGCTGAACGGGCCGGGTGTCTCCCGGTCCGCTTCGTGGGAGGTCAGGCTCCGGAGGCTCTGGCTTCCCTCCCCCGGTGCACCAGGGTCGTGGTGGGAGGCCACGGCGGTGCCGTCGAGGCCGTTATCGAAGCCGCATGGGAGAAGCTCCTGCCCGGCGGAAGACTCCTGGCGACGGCGAACATGCCCTCCACGGCCGACAGGGCATGGAAAGCCCTCAAAAGTCTCGGAAGCCGCCCCGAAGTGCTCCACATCGCCCCGTCCTCCTCGGCGGAGGCAGGCGGCTCATGGATGCTCACGGCGGCAAACCCCGTGTTTCTCGTCTATGCGGACAGGAATGCAGACAAGGACGGTTCGGACCATGAACACAACTGA